Proteins co-encoded in one Neovison vison isolate M4711 chromosome 9, ASM_NN_V1, whole genome shotgun sequence genomic window:
- the FPGS gene encoding folylpolyglutamate synthase, mitochondrial isoform X3, whose protein sequence is MRAGTYQDAVRTLNTLQTNAGYLEQVKRQRGDPQTQLDTMKLYLARSGLQVEDLDQLNIIHVTGTKGKGSTCAFTERILRSYGLKTGFFSSPHLVQVRERIRINGRPVSPELFTKHFWHLYHRLEETKDSSSCVSMPAYFRFLTLMAFHIFLQEKVDLAVMEVGIGGAYDCTNIIRKPVVCGISSLGIDHTSLLGDTVEAIAWQKGGIFKRGVPAFTVLQPDGPLAVLRDRAQQISCPLYLCPPLEALEEGGPPLTLGLEGEHQRSNAALALQLARCWLQQKGHQGLGELKMSRPSVLRQMPLAPVFQPTSHMRHGLRDTEWLGRTQTLQRGPLTWYLDGAHTVSSVQACVRWFRQALHRSQRPNRGREVRVLLFNSTGNRDSEALLKLLQPCQFDYAVFCPNLTEVSSASNADQQNFMVTLDQVLLRCLAHQQHWSHLDEEPASPDLWSSTSPEPGDEHTSLLLASRPHHPHSTGSLVFSCISHALQWISQGRDPVFQPPSPPPSLLAHPVAGSGAGVLREAAAIHVLVTGSLHLVGGVLKLLDPSLSQ, encoded by the exons ATGAGAGCAGGCACCTATCAG GATGCTGTGCGCACACTGAACACCCTGCAGACCAATGCTGGCTACCTGGAGCAGGTGAAGCGCCAGCGGGGTGACCCTCAGACGCAGCTGGACACGATGAAGCTGTACTTGGCCCGGAGTGGGCTGCAG GTGGAAGACTTGGACCAGCTGAACATCATTCACGTCACTGGGACCAAGGGGAAG GGTTCCACTTGTGCCTTCACTGAACGTATTCTCCGCAGCTATGGCCTGAAGACAGGATTCTTTAG CTCTCCCCACCTGGTGCAGGTGCGGGAGCGGATCCGCATCAACGGGCGGCCCGTAAGCCCCGAGCTCTTCACCAAGCACTTCTGGCACCTCTACCACCGGCTGGAGGAGACCAAG GACAGCAGCAGCTGTGTCTCCATGCCCGCCTACTTCCGcttcctcacactcatggccttccacatcttcctccaagagaaG GTGGACCTGGCGGTGATGGAAGTGGGCATTGGTGGCGCTTACGACTGTACCAACATCATTCG GAAGCCTGTTGTGTGTGGCATCTCCTCTCTTGGCATTGACCACACCAGCCTTCTGGGGGACACAGTGGAGGCGATCGCATGGCAGAAAGGGGGCATCTTCAAG CGTGGCGTCCCTGCCTTCACGGTGCTCCAGCCTGACGGTCCCCTGGCAGTGCTGCGGGACCGTGCCCAGCAGATCTCC TGTCCTCTCTACCTGTGCCCACCACTCGAAGCCCTGGAGGAAGGCGGGCCGCCGCTGACCCTGGGCCTGGAGGGAGAGCACCAGCGGTCCAACGCCGCcttggccttgcagctggctcGCTGCTGGCTGCAGCAGAAGGGCCACCAGG GCCTTGGAGAGCTGAAGATGTCTCGACCCAGCGTCTTGCGGCAGATGCCCCTGGCACCCGTGTTCCAGCCCACATCCCACATGCGACATG GGCTTCGGGACACCGAGTGGCTGGGCCGGACGCAGACACTGCAGCGCGGGCCCCTCACCTGGTACCTGGACGGCGCGCACACCGTGAGCAGCGTGCAGGCCTGCGTGCGCTGGTTCCGCCAGGCGCTGCACCGCAGCCAGAGGCCGAACCG CGGCCGTGAGGTGCGCGTCTTGCTTTTCAACTCCACTGGGAACCGGGACTCGGAGGCCCTGCTGAAGCTGCTGCAG CCCTGTCAGTTTGACTATGCCGTTTTCTGCCCTAACCTGACGGAGGTGTCATCTGCTAGCAACGCAG ACCAGCAGAACTTCATGGTGACCCTGGACCAGGTGTTGCTCCGCTGCCTTGCACATCAACAGCACTGGAGCCACCTGGATGAGGAGCCGGCCAGCCCAGATCTCTGGAGCTCCACCAGCCCGGAGCCTGGTGATGAGCACACGTCCTTGCTGCTGGCTTCTCGCCCACACCACCCCCACAGCACCGGCTCCCTTGTCTTCAGCTGCATCTCCCATGCCCTGCAGTGGATCAGCCAAGGCCGGGACCCTGTCTTTCAGCCACCCAGTCCCCCCCCAAGCCTCCTTGCTCACCCTGTGGCTGGCAGTGGGGCGGGCGTGCTCCGTGAGGCTGCCGCCATCCATGTACTAGTCACAGGCAGCCTGCACCTCGTGGGTGGCGTCCTGAAACTGCTGGACCCTTCCCTGTCCCAGTAG
- the FPGS gene encoding folylpolyglutamate synthase, mitochondrial isoform X1 has translation MSQARCHLRAALFLAAVSSRGATTGVTARRGLSARPAPQEPGMEYQDAVRTLNTLQTNAGYLEQVKRQRGDPQTQLDTMKLYLARSGLQVEDLDQLNIIHVTGTKGKGSTCAFTERILRSYGLKTGFFSSPHLVQVRERIRINGRPVSPELFTKHFWHLYHRLEETKDSSSCVSMPAYFRFLTLMAFHIFLQEKVDLAVMEVGIGGAYDCTNIIRKPVVCGISSLGIDHTSLLGDTVEAIAWQKGGIFKRGVPAFTVLQPDGPLAVLRDRAQQISCPLYLCPPLEALEEGGPPLTLGLEGEHQRSNAALALQLARCWLQQKGHQGLGELKMSRPSVLRQMPLAPVFQPTSHMRHGLRDTEWLGRTQTLQRGPLTWYLDGAHTVSSVQACVRWFRQALHRSQRPNRGREVRVLLFNSTGNRDSEALLKLLQPCQFDYAVFCPNLTEVSSASNADQQNFMVTLDQVLLRCLAHQQHWSHLDEEPASPDLWSSTSPEPGDEHTSLLLASRPHHPHSTGSLVFSCISHALQWISQGRDPVFQPPSPPPSLLAHPVAGSGAGVLREAAAIHVLVTGSLHLVGGVLKLLDPSLSQ, from the exons ATGTCGCAGGCACGCTGCCACCTGCGCGCCGCTCTCTTCCTGGCAGCAGTTTCTTCGCGCGGTGCCACGACCGGGGTCACGGCGCGGCGAGGGTTGAGCGCGCGGCCCGCGCCGCAGGAGCCCGGCATGGAGTATCAG GATGCTGTGCGCACACTGAACACCCTGCAGACCAATGCTGGCTACCTGGAGCAGGTGAAGCGCCAGCGGGGTGACCCTCAGACGCAGCTGGACACGATGAAGCTGTACTTGGCCCGGAGTGGGCTGCAG GTGGAAGACTTGGACCAGCTGAACATCATTCACGTCACTGGGACCAAGGGGAAG GGTTCCACTTGTGCCTTCACTGAACGTATTCTCCGCAGCTATGGCCTGAAGACAGGATTCTTTAG CTCTCCCCACCTGGTGCAGGTGCGGGAGCGGATCCGCATCAACGGGCGGCCCGTAAGCCCCGAGCTCTTCACCAAGCACTTCTGGCACCTCTACCACCGGCTGGAGGAGACCAAG GACAGCAGCAGCTGTGTCTCCATGCCCGCCTACTTCCGcttcctcacactcatggccttccacatcttcctccaagagaaG GTGGACCTGGCGGTGATGGAAGTGGGCATTGGTGGCGCTTACGACTGTACCAACATCATTCG GAAGCCTGTTGTGTGTGGCATCTCCTCTCTTGGCATTGACCACACCAGCCTTCTGGGGGACACAGTGGAGGCGATCGCATGGCAGAAAGGGGGCATCTTCAAG CGTGGCGTCCCTGCCTTCACGGTGCTCCAGCCTGACGGTCCCCTGGCAGTGCTGCGGGACCGTGCCCAGCAGATCTCC TGTCCTCTCTACCTGTGCCCACCACTCGAAGCCCTGGAGGAAGGCGGGCCGCCGCTGACCCTGGGCCTGGAGGGAGAGCACCAGCGGTCCAACGCCGCcttggccttgcagctggctcGCTGCTGGCTGCAGCAGAAGGGCCACCAGG GCCTTGGAGAGCTGAAGATGTCTCGACCCAGCGTCTTGCGGCAGATGCCCCTGGCACCCGTGTTCCAGCCCACATCCCACATGCGACATG GGCTTCGGGACACCGAGTGGCTGGGCCGGACGCAGACACTGCAGCGCGGGCCCCTCACCTGGTACCTGGACGGCGCGCACACCGTGAGCAGCGTGCAGGCCTGCGTGCGCTGGTTCCGCCAGGCGCTGCACCGCAGCCAGAGGCCGAACCG CGGCCGTGAGGTGCGCGTCTTGCTTTTCAACTCCACTGGGAACCGGGACTCGGAGGCCCTGCTGAAGCTGCTGCAG CCCTGTCAGTTTGACTATGCCGTTTTCTGCCCTAACCTGACGGAGGTGTCATCTGCTAGCAACGCAG ACCAGCAGAACTTCATGGTGACCCTGGACCAGGTGTTGCTCCGCTGCCTTGCACATCAACAGCACTGGAGCCACCTGGATGAGGAGCCGGCCAGCCCAGATCTCTGGAGCTCCACCAGCCCGGAGCCTGGTGATGAGCACACGTCCTTGCTGCTGGCTTCTCGCCCACACCACCCCCACAGCACCGGCTCCCTTGTCTTCAGCTGCATCTCCCATGCCCTGCAGTGGATCAGCCAAGGCCGGGACCCTGTCTTTCAGCCACCCAGTCCCCCCCCAAGCCTCCTTGCTCACCCTGTGGCTGGCAGTGGGGCGGGCGTGCTCCGTGAGGCTGCCGCCATCCATGTACTAGTCACAGGCAGCCTGCACCTCGTGGGTGGCGTCCTGAAACTGCTGGACCCTTCCCTGTCCCAGTAG
- the FPGS gene encoding folylpolyglutamate synthase, mitochondrial isoform X2, translating to MKGARSLATCWTGAEKVLGIAAMEQSGPSTRTFSAKTASFQDAVRTLNTLQTNAGYLEQVKRQRGDPQTQLDTMKLYLARSGLQVEDLDQLNIIHVTGTKGKGSTCAFTERILRSYGLKTGFFSSPHLVQVRERIRINGRPVSPELFTKHFWHLYHRLEETKDSSSCVSMPAYFRFLTLMAFHIFLQEKVDLAVMEVGIGGAYDCTNIIRKPVVCGISSLGIDHTSLLGDTVEAIAWQKGGIFKRGVPAFTVLQPDGPLAVLRDRAQQISCPLYLCPPLEALEEGGPPLTLGLEGEHQRSNAALALQLARCWLQQKGHQGLGELKMSRPSVLRQMPLAPVFQPTSHMRHGLRDTEWLGRTQTLQRGPLTWYLDGAHTVSSVQACVRWFRQALHRSQRPNRGREVRVLLFNSTGNRDSEALLKLLQPCQFDYAVFCPNLTEVSSASNADQQNFMVTLDQVLLRCLAHQQHWSHLDEEPASPDLWSSTSPEPGDEHTSLLLASRPHHPHSTGSLVFSCISHALQWISQGRDPVFQPPSPPPSLLAHPVAGSGAGVLREAAAIHVLVTGSLHLVGGVLKLLDPSLSQ from the exons ATGAAAGGGGCCAGGTCCCTGGCAACCTGCTGGACAGGGGCTGAGAAGGTGTTGGGGATAGCAGCCATGGAGCAGTCCGGCCCATCCACGAGAACTTTCTCCGCTAAAACTGCCTCCTTCCAG GATGCTGTGCGCACACTGAACACCCTGCAGACCAATGCTGGCTACCTGGAGCAGGTGAAGCGCCAGCGGGGTGACCCTCAGACGCAGCTGGACACGATGAAGCTGTACTTGGCCCGGAGTGGGCTGCAG GTGGAAGACTTGGACCAGCTGAACATCATTCACGTCACTGGGACCAAGGGGAAG GGTTCCACTTGTGCCTTCACTGAACGTATTCTCCGCAGCTATGGCCTGAAGACAGGATTCTTTAG CTCTCCCCACCTGGTGCAGGTGCGGGAGCGGATCCGCATCAACGGGCGGCCCGTAAGCCCCGAGCTCTTCACCAAGCACTTCTGGCACCTCTACCACCGGCTGGAGGAGACCAAG GACAGCAGCAGCTGTGTCTCCATGCCCGCCTACTTCCGcttcctcacactcatggccttccacatcttcctccaagagaaG GTGGACCTGGCGGTGATGGAAGTGGGCATTGGTGGCGCTTACGACTGTACCAACATCATTCG GAAGCCTGTTGTGTGTGGCATCTCCTCTCTTGGCATTGACCACACCAGCCTTCTGGGGGACACAGTGGAGGCGATCGCATGGCAGAAAGGGGGCATCTTCAAG CGTGGCGTCCCTGCCTTCACGGTGCTCCAGCCTGACGGTCCCCTGGCAGTGCTGCGGGACCGTGCCCAGCAGATCTCC TGTCCTCTCTACCTGTGCCCACCACTCGAAGCCCTGGAGGAAGGCGGGCCGCCGCTGACCCTGGGCCTGGAGGGAGAGCACCAGCGGTCCAACGCCGCcttggccttgcagctggctcGCTGCTGGCTGCAGCAGAAGGGCCACCAGG GCCTTGGAGAGCTGAAGATGTCTCGACCCAGCGTCTTGCGGCAGATGCCCCTGGCACCCGTGTTCCAGCCCACATCCCACATGCGACATG GGCTTCGGGACACCGAGTGGCTGGGCCGGACGCAGACACTGCAGCGCGGGCCCCTCACCTGGTACCTGGACGGCGCGCACACCGTGAGCAGCGTGCAGGCCTGCGTGCGCTGGTTCCGCCAGGCGCTGCACCGCAGCCAGAGGCCGAACCG CGGCCGTGAGGTGCGCGTCTTGCTTTTCAACTCCACTGGGAACCGGGACTCGGAGGCCCTGCTGAAGCTGCTGCAG CCCTGTCAGTTTGACTATGCCGTTTTCTGCCCTAACCTGACGGAGGTGTCATCTGCTAGCAACGCAG ACCAGCAGAACTTCATGGTGACCCTGGACCAGGTGTTGCTCCGCTGCCTTGCACATCAACAGCACTGGAGCCACCTGGATGAGGAGCCGGCCAGCCCAGATCTCTGGAGCTCCACCAGCCCGGAGCCTGGTGATGAGCACACGTCCTTGCTGCTGGCTTCTCGCCCACACCACCCCCACAGCACCGGCTCCCTTGTCTTCAGCTGCATCTCCCATGCCCTGCAGTGGATCAGCCAAGGCCGGGACCCTGTCTTTCAGCCACCCAGTCCCCCCCCAAGCCTCCTTGCTCACCCTGTGGCTGGCAGTGGGGCGGGCGTGCTCCGTGAGGCTGCCGCCATCCATGTACTAGTCACAGGCAGCCTGCACCTCGTGGGTGGCGTCCTGAAACTGCTGGACCCTTCCCTGTCCCAGTAG
- the FPGS gene encoding folylpolyglutamate synthase, mitochondrial isoform X4 has product MKLYLARSGLQVEDLDQLNIIHVTGTKGKGSTCAFTERILRSYGLKTGFFSSPHLVQVRERIRINGRPVSPELFTKHFWHLYHRLEETKDSSSCVSMPAYFRFLTLMAFHIFLQEKVDLAVMEVGIGGAYDCTNIIRKPVVCGISSLGIDHTSLLGDTVEAIAWQKGGIFKRGVPAFTVLQPDGPLAVLRDRAQQISCPLYLCPPLEALEEGGPPLTLGLEGEHQRSNAALALQLARCWLQQKGHQGLGELKMSRPSVLRQMPLAPVFQPTSHMRHGLRDTEWLGRTQTLQRGPLTWYLDGAHTVSSVQACVRWFRQALHRSQRPNRGREVRVLLFNSTGNRDSEALLKLLQPCQFDYAVFCPNLTEVSSASNADQQNFMVTLDQVLLRCLAHQQHWSHLDEEPASPDLWSSTSPEPGDEHTSLLLASRPHHPHSTGSLVFSCISHALQWISQGRDPVFQPPSPPPSLLAHPVAGSGAGVLREAAAIHVLVTGSLHLVGGVLKLLDPSLSQ; this is encoded by the exons ATGAAGCTGTACTTGGCCCGGAGTGGGCTGCAG GTGGAAGACTTGGACCAGCTGAACATCATTCACGTCACTGGGACCAAGGGGAAG GGTTCCACTTGTGCCTTCACTGAACGTATTCTCCGCAGCTATGGCCTGAAGACAGGATTCTTTAG CTCTCCCCACCTGGTGCAGGTGCGGGAGCGGATCCGCATCAACGGGCGGCCCGTAAGCCCCGAGCTCTTCACCAAGCACTTCTGGCACCTCTACCACCGGCTGGAGGAGACCAAG GACAGCAGCAGCTGTGTCTCCATGCCCGCCTACTTCCGcttcctcacactcatggccttccacatcttcctccaagagaaG GTGGACCTGGCGGTGATGGAAGTGGGCATTGGTGGCGCTTACGACTGTACCAACATCATTCG GAAGCCTGTTGTGTGTGGCATCTCCTCTCTTGGCATTGACCACACCAGCCTTCTGGGGGACACAGTGGAGGCGATCGCATGGCAGAAAGGGGGCATCTTCAAG CGTGGCGTCCCTGCCTTCACGGTGCTCCAGCCTGACGGTCCCCTGGCAGTGCTGCGGGACCGTGCCCAGCAGATCTCC TGTCCTCTCTACCTGTGCCCACCACTCGAAGCCCTGGAGGAAGGCGGGCCGCCGCTGACCCTGGGCCTGGAGGGAGAGCACCAGCGGTCCAACGCCGCcttggccttgcagctggctcGCTGCTGGCTGCAGCAGAAGGGCCACCAGG GCCTTGGAGAGCTGAAGATGTCTCGACCCAGCGTCTTGCGGCAGATGCCCCTGGCACCCGTGTTCCAGCCCACATCCCACATGCGACATG GGCTTCGGGACACCGAGTGGCTGGGCCGGACGCAGACACTGCAGCGCGGGCCCCTCACCTGGTACCTGGACGGCGCGCACACCGTGAGCAGCGTGCAGGCCTGCGTGCGCTGGTTCCGCCAGGCGCTGCACCGCAGCCAGAGGCCGAACCG CGGCCGTGAGGTGCGCGTCTTGCTTTTCAACTCCACTGGGAACCGGGACTCGGAGGCCCTGCTGAAGCTGCTGCAG CCCTGTCAGTTTGACTATGCCGTTTTCTGCCCTAACCTGACGGAGGTGTCATCTGCTAGCAACGCAG ACCAGCAGAACTTCATGGTGACCCTGGACCAGGTGTTGCTCCGCTGCCTTGCACATCAACAGCACTGGAGCCACCTGGATGAGGAGCCGGCCAGCCCAGATCTCTGGAGCTCCACCAGCCCGGAGCCTGGTGATGAGCACACGTCCTTGCTGCTGGCTTCTCGCCCACACCACCCCCACAGCACCGGCTCCCTTGTCTTCAGCTGCATCTCCCATGCCCTGCAGTGGATCAGCCAAGGCCGGGACCCTGTCTTTCAGCCACCCAGTCCCCCCCCAAGCCTCCTTGCTCACCCTGTGGCTGGCAGTGGGGCGGGCGTGCTCCGTGAGGCTGCCGCCATCCATGTACTAGTCACAGGCAGCCTGCACCTCGTGGGTGGCGTCCTGAAACTGCTGGACCCTTCCCTGTCCCAGTAG